Proteins encoded together in one Lysinibacillus sp. FSL K6-0232 window:
- the flgD gene encoding flagellar hook assembly protein FlgD: MAEETKSVSGAITDDLYYSNYRPPTKQTGNSDLGKDAFLKLLITQLQHQDPTNPMDDREFISQMAQFSSLKQMQNMTKAMESLLVSQQQTQMMSYASFIGQEVKWHEITEELDEDDKPIVAEGTGVIESLKFVDGSVVFLLADGKEITPGNISGVLGGTGTTSNGNNATSETPLVQASKLIGKNVTYMEDDQELQSRVVSVSNKDGVIYYQLDNGKKLTDKDFTVISE; this comes from the coding sequence ATGGCAGAAGAAACAAAAAGTGTAAGTGGAGCAATAACGGATGATTTATACTATTCAAATTATAGACCACCAACAAAGCAAACGGGGAATAGTGATCTTGGCAAGGATGCTTTTCTAAAGCTATTAATTACACAATTACAGCACCAGGATCCAACAAATCCAATGGATGACCGAGAATTTATTTCTCAAATGGCTCAATTTTCTTCTTTAAAGCAAATGCAAAATATGACAAAGGCAATGGAGTCATTGCTAGTATCCCAGCAACAAACACAAATGATGAGCTATGCGAGCTTTATTGGTCAAGAAGTCAAATGGCATGAAATTACAGAAGAATTGGACGAAGATGATAAACCGATTGTTGCAGAAGGCACGGGTGTAATCGAGTCATTGAAATTTGTAGATGGCAGTGTTGTCTTCTTATTGGCAGATGGCAAGGAAATAACACCTGGTAATATTTCGGGTGTTCTAGGAGGCACTGGCACAACTTCAAATGGTAATAATGCCACTTCAGAAACGCCACTTGTCCAAGCTAGTAAACTAATTGGCAAAAATGTGACGTATATGGAGGATGATCAGGAATTACAGAGTCGTGTTGTTTCTGTGTCCAATAAAGATGGCGTTATTTATTATCAATTAGATAACGGAAAAAAATTAACAGATAAAGATTTTACAGTGATTAGCGAATAA
- a CDS encoding TIGR02530 family flagellar biosynthesis protein produces MDQFSIQRVPLHPSIRTTQPNKPVQTQKKSFQAHLQEATKQELKVSKHAHERIIERKINISEQEWQVVSDKVFEAHSKGVKQPLVLMDQAALIVSAKNATVITAMDRTEAKQQLFTNIDGTIVL; encoded by the coding sequence ATGGATCAATTTTCAATTCAGCGTGTACCCTTGCATCCATCTATTCGCACAACACAGCCCAATAAGCCTGTTCAAACACAGAAAAAATCCTTTCAAGCACATTTACAGGAAGCTACAAAGCAAGAGCTAAAGGTCAGCAAGCATGCGCATGAACGTATTATTGAGCGTAAAATTAATATTTCAGAACAAGAATGGCAGGTTGTATCAGATAAGGTATTTGAAGCACATTCAAAAGGTGTGAAACAGCCGTTAGTCTTGATGGATCAAGCCGCTTTAATTGTCAGTGCTAAAAATGCAACTGTCATTACAGCAATGGATCGCACGGAAGCAAAGCAACAGTTATTTACCAATATTGATGGCACAATTGTGCTGTAA
- a CDS encoding flagellar hook-basal body complex protein: MLRSMYSGISGLKNFQTKLDVIGNNIANVNTVGFKKGRVNFKDLMSQTQAGASAATATRGGVNPQQVGLGSQLAAIDTIHGGGSIQTTGRTLDLAIEGEGFFMVGDANGAPDEEGVLDEEGFSNILYTRNGIFYMDSNGYLVNADGKYLVGHSNEELSISEDESIDGSEAEQHKADSGLADIEGNMTEEIDFAADVSPIRIPTTAQSISIGQDGTVNYIDYKGDLQYAGQLIMAKFPNAGGLVKNGSNYYQPTANSGAPYAQVATVAGIGKVVPGAVEMSNVDLSEEFTEMIVAQRGFQANTRIITTSDEVLQELVNLKR; this comes from the coding sequence ATGTTACGTTCTATGTATTCAGGTATTTCAGGTCTTAAAAACTTCCAAACAAAGCTAGATGTTATTGGAAATAATATCGCTAACGTTAATACAGTTGGCTTTAAAAAAGGTCGCGTAAATTTCAAAGATTTAATGTCCCAAACACAAGCAGGCGCATCTGCAGCAACAGCTACACGTGGTGGTGTAAACCCACAACAAGTTGGTCTAGGCTCTCAATTAGCTGCGATTGATACAATTCATGGCGGTGGCTCTATTCAAACGACAGGGCGTACATTAGACTTAGCCATTGAAGGGGAAGGCTTCTTTATGGTAGGGGATGCTAACGGTGCTCCAGATGAAGAAGGTGTCCTTGATGAAGAGGGCTTCAGCAATATTTTATATACTCGTAATGGTATTTTCTATATGGATAGCAATGGTTATTTAGTAAATGCTGATGGTAAATATTTGGTTGGTCATTCTAATGAAGAATTATCTATTTCAGAGGATGAGAGTATTGATGGTTCAGAGGCTGAACAGCATAAAGCAGATAGCGGCTTAGCAGATATTGAAGGAAATATGACGGAGGAGATAGATTTTGCGGCAGATGTTTCGCCAATTCGTATTCCAACAACAGCACAATCAATCTCTATAGGTCAAGATGGTACAGTTAACTATATTGACTATAAAGGTGACCTACAGTATGCTGGGCAGCTAATTATGGCTAAATTCCCGAATGCTGGTGGTCTTGTTAAAAATGGTAGTAACTATTACCAACCAACAGCTAACTCTGGTGCTCCATACGCACAAGTAGCGACTGTAGCAGGAATTGGGAAAGTAGTACCTGGTGCTGTCGAAATGTCAAATGTAGATTTATCTGAAGAATTTACAGAAATGATTGTGGCACAACGTGGTTTCCAAGCGAATACACGTATTATTACAACATCGGATGAAGTGCTACAAGAATTAGTTAACTTAAAACGTTAA
- a CDS encoding flagellar FlbD family protein translates to MIELTRLNGKVFSLNALYIETVESFPDTTITLTTGTKIIVLESEDEVRKRVTAFYKNIQILSNPHLRGEEDEE, encoded by the coding sequence ATGATTGAACTAACACGTCTAAATGGCAAAGTGTTTTCATTAAATGCTTTATACATAGAAACAGTCGAATCATTTCCAGATACGACGATTACTTTAACAACTGGAACAAAAATAATTGTTTTAGAGAGTGAAGATGAGGTGCGAAAAAGGGTAACAGCCTTTTATAAAAATATACAAATACTATCAAACCCGCATCTACGAGGTGAAGAAGATGAAGAATAA
- the fliL gene encoding flagellar basal body-associated protein FliL: protein MKNNKMLTMVIIVLVAVILIGVILFVLLTQFNKPAGVEEPSIDEIVEATIEVPEITTNLADNRVVRLSLKIQTTSKEAADELTKRTFQVQNLAIQELSEMGQADLEGKQGKQIFQMALKTRLNELMQEGEVQEVYFTSFITQ from the coding sequence ATGAAGAATAATAAAATGTTAACGATGGTTATTATTGTGCTTGTAGCAGTTATACTGATCGGGGTTATTTTGTTTGTCTTGTTAACACAATTTAATAAACCAGCTGGCGTTGAAGAGCCTTCTATTGATGAAATTGTAGAAGCGACTATCGAAGTTCCCGAAATTACAACAAATCTTGCAGATAATCGAGTTGTACGTTTGTCATTAAAAATCCAAACGACAAGTAAAGAAGCTGCTGATGAATTAACAAAACGTACTTTCCAAGTGCAAAACCTTGCGATTCAGGAACTTTCCGAAATGGGGCAAGCAGACTTAGAAGGTAAGCAAGGGAAGCAAATATTCCAAATGGCACTAAAAACAAGATTAAATGAATTGATGCAAGAGGGAGAAGTTCAGGAAGTATATTTTACCTCCTTCATCACTCAATAA
- the fliM gene encoding flagellar motor switch protein FliM → MAGDVLSQSEIDALLSAISTGEMSADDIKKEDEERKVKVYDFKRALRFSKDQIRSLTRIHENFARLLTTFFSAQLRSYVQITVASVDQIPFEEFVRSIPNMTLINVFEVPPLDGNILMEINPNIAYSMLDRLMGGSGASHSNVDNLTEIETKIMTNLFERSFDNLREAWENVAEIDPILVELEVNPQFLQMISPNETVVVISLNTIIGETSGMINICIPHVVLEPIVPNLSVRYWMQTNTKEMSPEQTKMLERRVKQAQLPLSVELGITDITIEDFLTMQIGDVIQLDQKIDDPLVLKVGTLPKFTVQPGKQGKKLAIQIIDPLKGGDEDE, encoded by the coding sequence ATGGCAGGAGATGTGTTATCTCAATCTGAGATAGATGCGCTGCTTTCCGCAATATCAACTGGGGAAATGTCAGCAGATGATATAAAAAAGGAAGATGAGGAACGCAAAGTTAAAGTATATGACTTTAAACGAGCACTTCGCTTCTCAAAAGATCAAATCCGAAGTTTGACCCGAATACATGAAAATTTTGCACGACTATTGACAACCTTCTTCTCTGCACAGCTAAGAAGCTATGTGCAAATAACAGTTGCATCAGTAGACCAAATACCGTTTGAAGAGTTTGTTCGTTCAATCCCGAATATGACACTGATAAATGTATTTGAAGTGCCGCCGTTAGATGGTAATATATTGATGGAAATTAATCCGAACATTGCCTACTCGATGCTAGATCGTTTAATGGGTGGTAGTGGGGCGAGTCATAGTAATGTCGATAATTTAACTGAAATTGAAACAAAAATTATGACCAACCTTTTTGAACGCTCATTCGACAATTTACGTGAGGCATGGGAAAATGTAGCGGAAATTGATCCAATATTAGTGGAGCTTGAAGTAAACCCACAATTTTTACAAATGATATCGCCAAATGAAACGGTTGTCGTTATTTCATTGAATACGATAATAGGAGAAACAAGTGGGATGATTAATATTTGTATTCCACATGTTGTATTGGAGCCAATCGTTCCAAATCTTTCTGTTCGTTATTGGATGCAAACGAATACGAAAGAAATGTCACCAGAGCAAACCAAAATGCTTGAAAGACGTGTGAAACAAGCGCAGCTACCACTTTCTGTTGAATTAGGAATAACAGATATTACCATCGAAGACTTCCTTACAATGCAAATTGGGGATGTTATACAACTAGATCAAAAAATTGATGACCCATTGGTACTAAAGGTGGGAACATTGCCAAAGTTCACAGTTCAACCGGGTAAGCAAGGTAAAAAATTAGCAATCCAGATTATCGACCCTTTGAAAGGAGGAGACGAAGATGAGTGA